In the genome of Pseudomonas sp. P5_109, one region contains:
- a CDS encoding extracellular solute-binding protein — protein sequence MNTINKRCLAMGLALSCAVPALHAEEKTLRLYNWADYFAEDTLSKFTAETGIKVIYDVMDGSETLEAKMLAGGSGYDLIFPGDTVAERLMRAGSLQPLDQSKITALADVEPGLQKLRSHYEHSSKATVPYTWGTIGLTYNAEQIAQRAPDAPVNSLDMLFKPELAAKFADCGISMIDSPDEVLAVVLNYLGRDPRSAKPADLAAASDMLMKMRPYIRKFQSQPVTDLVNGNLCMSLGYSGDMTQAQRTSDSAGKKTTFHYRIPREGTTVWMDTMAIPVDARHPEYAYAFINFVMRPQNMAAISNFTGYPTSNAKARPDVDAAMRNNPDIYLDEATYARLIPGKDIPQADMRARMRTWTKFKTATVN from the coding sequence ATGAACACGATCAACAAGCGGTGCCTGGCCATGGGGCTGGCGTTGAGCTGTGCGGTGCCGGCGTTGCACGCCGAGGAGAAAACCCTGCGGCTGTACAACTGGGCCGACTATTTTGCCGAAGACACCCTGAGCAAGTTCACCGCCGAAACCGGGATCAAGGTGATCTACGACGTCATGGACGGCAGTGAAACCCTTGAGGCAAAAATGCTCGCTGGCGGCAGCGGCTACGACCTGATCTTCCCCGGTGACACCGTGGCCGAACGCCTGATGCGCGCTGGCAGCCTGCAACCGCTGGACCAGTCCAAAATCACTGCTTTGGCCGACGTCGAGCCCGGATTGCAGAAACTGCGCTCGCACTATGAGCATTCGAGCAAAGCCACGGTCCCGTACACCTGGGGCACCATCGGCCTGACCTACAACGCCGAGCAGATCGCCCAGCGTGCGCCGGACGCGCCGGTCAACAGCCTGGACATGCTGTTCAAACCGGAACTGGCGGCGAAGTTCGCCGACTGCGGCATCTCGATGATCGACTCGCCGGACGAAGTGCTGGCGGTGGTGCTCAACTACCTCGGCCGCGATCCGCGCAGCGCCAAACCGGCGGACCTGGCGGCAGCCAGTGACATGCTGATGAAGATGCGGCCATACATCCGCAAGTTCCAGTCGCAACCGGTGACCGACCTGGTCAACGGCAACCTGTGCATGTCCCTGGGCTACAGCGGCGACATGACCCAGGCGCAGCGCACGTCTGACAGCGCCGGCAAGAAAACCACCTTCCACTACCGCATCCCCCGTGAAGGCACCACGGTGTGGATGGACACCATGGCCATTCCCGTCGACGCCCGTCACCCGGAATACGCCTACGCTTTCATCAACTTCGTCATGCGCCCGCAAAACATGGCGGCCATCAGCAACTTCACCGGCTACCCGACCTCCAACGCCAAGGCGCGGCCGGACGTCGATGCGGCGATGCGCAACAACCCGGACATCTACCTCGATGAAGCCACCTACGCGCGGTTGATTCCCGGCAAGGACATTCCCCAGGCCGACATGCGGGCACGCATGCGCACCTGGACCAAGTTCAAGACCGCTACGGTCAATTGA
- a CDS encoding DUF2875 family protein → MRDRQQDKSQRPKLKGYLWTAGVLIAIGLGFLLVVIYTAQAENRELGDMSAVMLKGAASIFGALVLTYSGHWFGKAVAYEEAELAAYKSKVMAERAEHIATQERTYALEIRGTGLAVDNWHQSSIWREIKKTNNNFTSIYSRDPKDYDTSVSSREITQKINIRVAFKHSASDSVAYWPIPVFALGPPDPYEKGYKAAGLINSGRNAATLGVTQFLWQSDENTAHAQAMIERLFVFFDDNPQVPQALIVSKDGDVSQSVYRKRGTPGLQNVHAVPTVFESMTGLLVTRSDRVDRYIRPFATHDSEDNQNKNTDMGKLWAYYWNRDAAFIDWYENAERARGVEEPNAPSTMSSTYWQSQLPTLWQTLSNRGPGHFEPSAWLPVRWAEHQVKEFDKAPVLGYLHRPIKIPMHDDNGKPLKPALQAKALQAGWLKALETLPKDEKPVRVFYDSTDNTSGEIALTIALHGLNVDGSGLELGNVDEGYDIGRRLGNTGVSSALVEINLATIASYQEGGVSAVVYTGEDGSVTVQMVRPPDEARKTKNQQTHGADPFRFRMPGAKP, encoded by the coding sequence ATGAGGGATCGCCAGCAGGACAAATCACAGCGGCCGAAGCTGAAGGGCTATCTCTGGACTGCGGGGGTACTGATAGCTATTGGGCTTGGTTTTTTACTCGTCGTCATCTACACCGCACAGGCTGAAAACAGGGAGTTGGGGGATATGAGCGCCGTGATGCTTAAGGGAGCAGCAAGTATTTTTGGCGCGCTGGTGTTGACCTACAGCGGGCACTGGTTTGGTAAGGCCGTAGCCTACGAAGAGGCAGAGCTCGCGGCCTACAAATCAAAAGTCATGGCCGAAAGAGCCGAGCACATCGCTACCCAGGAGCGTACTTATGCGCTGGAAATACGGGGAACGGGGCTTGCCGTTGATAATTGGCATCAATCATCAATTTGGCGGGAAATCAAAAAGACCAACAACAATTTCACTTCGATCTATTCGCGAGACCCCAAGGATTATGACACTTCAGTGAGTTCTCGAGAGATCACCCAAAAAATCAACATACGCGTTGCGTTCAAGCATTCAGCCAGCGACTCAGTGGCCTACTGGCCAATTCCGGTGTTTGCGTTGGGACCACCAGATCCTTATGAAAAAGGCTACAAAGCTGCTGGTCTGATCAACTCAGGTCGAAATGCTGCCACTTTGGGGGTGACACAGTTTCTCTGGCAAAGCGACGAAAACACCGCTCATGCCCAAGCAATGATCGAACGGCTTTTCGTATTTTTTGACGACAACCCACAAGTGCCACAGGCATTGATCGTTAGCAAGGACGGCGATGTGTCCCAAAGCGTTTACCGAAAGCGCGGCACCCCCGGCCTGCAAAACGTCCATGCGGTCCCGACTGTATTCGAAAGCATGACTGGCTTGCTCGTCACCCGTTCGGATCGGGTAGACCGTTACATCCGCCCCTTTGCCACCCACGATTCAGAGGACAACCAGAACAAAAATACCGACATGGGCAAGTTGTGGGCGTACTACTGGAATCGTGATGCTGCGTTCATCGATTGGTATGAAAATGCTGAGCGGGCAAGGGGTGTGGAAGAACCAAATGCCCCCAGCACCATGTCCTCCACCTACTGGCAATCGCAACTCCCCACCCTCTGGCAAACCCTGAGCAACCGAGGCCCCGGCCATTTCGAACCCTCCGCATGGCTACCGGTGCGCTGGGCCGAACATCAAGTCAAGGAGTTCGATAAAGCCCCGGTCCTGGGCTACCTGCACCGCCCGATCAAAATCCCGATGCATGACGACAACGGCAAACCACTCAAACCCGCGCTACAGGCCAAGGCGCTACAAGCAGGCTGGCTAAAGGCACTGGAAACCCTGCCCAAGGATGAAAAACCGGTACGCGTGTTTTACGACAGCACCGACAACACCTCAGGCGAAATTGCCCTGACCATTGCGTTGCACGGCCTCAATGTCGATGGATCCGGCCTCGAACTGGGCAATGTCGACGAGGGCTACGACATCGGTCGGCGCCTGGGCAACACCGGCGTCAGTAGCGCTTTGGTCGAAATCAACCTCGCCACAATTGCCAGCTATCAGGAAGGTGGTGTCAGCGCGGTGGTGTACACCGGCGAAGACGGCAGCGTCACCGTGCAAATGGTTCGCCCGCCAGACGAAGCCCGTAAAACGAAGAACCAGCAAACCCACGGTGCCGACCCGTTCAGGTTTCGCATGCCGGGAGCAAAACCATGA
- a CDS encoding PAAR domain-containing protein, whose translation MTNPICLGDATSSGGSVVSCQLEGTHTLKGKTPAVLGDRATCPLHVGEFAFVEGHPRRRMNGIPLVLQGHLLACGCHAVASNALNVRVT comes from the coding sequence ATGACCAATCCCATCTGCCTGGGCGATGCCACCAGCAGTGGCGGCAGCGTCGTCTCCTGCCAGCTCGAAGGCACGCATACCCTCAAAGGAAAAACACCGGCGGTGCTGGGCGACAGGGCTACCTGCCCACTGCACGTGGGCGAGTTTGCCTTCGTCGAAGGACATCCGCGCCGGCGTATGAACGGCATTCCCCTCGTACTGCAAGGCCATCTCCTGGCCTGCGGTTGTCATGCGGTGGCGAGCAATGCTTTGAACGTACGGGTTACCTGA
- a CDS encoding chorismate mutase has protein sequence MPRSLRLPHWLACTLLGLLAGGAQASTTPPAPDALQPLLATMNERLYISELVALTKWDSGKPIQDNAREAQVIANARKQATQRQLDPDDVADLIAAQIEASKLVQYGRFAQWQAAHKAPDTPRPDLNNQIRPKLDTLQNLLLKQYAAFLPYRKDPNCPQWLATERSALIKDYLHGQAMIRATGELCVVGR, from the coding sequence ATGCCCCGTTCCCTACGCCTGCCGCACTGGCTGGCCTGTACCCTGCTCGGCTTGCTCGCTGGCGGCGCCCAGGCCAGCACCACGCCCCCGGCGCCCGATGCCCTGCAACCGTTGCTGGCGACGATGAATGAGCGCTTGTACATCAGTGAACTGGTGGCGCTGACCAAGTGGGACAGCGGCAAGCCGATCCAGGACAACGCCCGGGAGGCGCAAGTCATCGCCAACGCGCGCAAGCAGGCGACCCAGCGCCAGCTCGACCCCGATGATGTCGCCGACCTGATCGCCGCCCAGATCGAAGCGAGCAAACTGGTGCAATACGGCCGGTTCGCACAATGGCAAGCGGCGCACAAGGCACCGGATACGCCACGGCCGGACCTCAATAACCAGATCCGGCCGAAGCTCGACACACTGCAAAACCTGCTGCTCAAGCAGTACGCCGCGTTCCTGCCCTACCGCAAGGACCCGAACTGCCCGCAATGGCTGGCCACCGAACGCTCCGCGCTGATCAAGGATTACCTGCATGGCCAGGCGATGATTCGGGCGACGGGGGAGTTGTGCGTGGTGGGTCGATGA
- a CDS encoding nuclear transport factor 2 family protein yields the protein MSELNLNPNVAASLKQWHAMIGKRDLSGLPEMLDPQAVFRSPMAHTPYPGAPVVSMILNTVMNVFEDFAYHRELATADGLNVILEFSAKVGEKELKGIDMIRFNEQGRIVEFEVMVRPLSGLQALGEEMGRRLGAYLKASKT from the coding sequence ATGTCTGAGCTGAACCTGAACCCCAATGTCGCAGCGTCCCTGAAGCAGTGGCACGCGATGATCGGCAAACGCGACTTGAGCGGCCTGCCCGAAATGCTCGATCCGCAGGCGGTGTTCCGCTCGCCGATGGCGCACACGCCGTATCCGGGGGCGCCCGTGGTGTCGATGATCCTCAACACGGTCATGAACGTGTTCGAGGACTTTGCCTACCACCGTGAGTTGGCCACGGCGGATGGCTTGAACGTGATTCTCGAATTCAGCGCCAAAGTCGGCGAGAAAGAGCTCAAGGGCATCGACATGATCCGCTTCAACGAACAGGGCAGGATTGTCGAGTTTGAAGTGATGGTGCGGCCACTGAGTGGCTTGCAGGCGCTGGGTGAAGAAATGGGCCGGCGCCTCGGGGCTTACCTGAAAGCCAGCAAGACCTGA
- a CDS encoding helix-turn-helix transcriptional regulator, whose product MKNRLKELRAERKWSQVDLAALLNVSRQTINAIENGRYDPSLPLAFQIARAFALPIESIFDDEFAG is encoded by the coding sequence ATGAAAAACCGTCTCAAGGAACTGCGCGCCGAACGCAAGTGGTCACAAGTGGATCTGGCAGCGTTGTTGAATGTTTCGCGGCAGACCATCAATGCCATCGAAAATGGCCGCTATGATCCCAGCCTGCCCTTGGCGTTTCAGATTGCCCGGGCGTTTGCGCTGCCTATCGAGAGCATTTTCGATGACGAGTTCGCCGGCTGA
- a CDS encoding agmatine deiminase family protein, which yields MPTRRTFIKQASVIAGLGAVASMGLGFASLPVRAAGKKDWYMPDEGDKHQRAFIAFGAQAAIWEDFTPHVQEALGRIARSIAQYEPVTVFCRQSERRLAEAKCGSHNTTFVITELDDIWMRDTGANFVVDGNGGLGAVDFNFNGWGNKQQHEEDAQLAAQVAENAKADYQRSELVGEGGAIEVDGHGTAIMTESSWINRNRNPDWSKADVEAELKERLGLRKIIWLPGIKGKDITDAHVDFYARFVKPGVVIANLDNDPESYDYKVTRAHLQILENATDADGRKLQVHTVSPPLNPRNSRFSKDNPDFAAGYINYFVINGAIIAPEFGDKEADAKAFDLLSELYPDREVVQLNIDAISAGGGGIHCVTSHQPLV from the coding sequence ATGCCGACACGTCGAACATTCATCAAGCAGGCATCGGTCATCGCCGGACTGGGCGCAGTGGCGTCCATGGGATTGGGCTTTGCTTCCCTGCCGGTGCGCGCGGCTGGCAAAAAAGACTGGTACATGCCCGATGAGGGTGACAAACACCAGCGGGCCTTCATCGCCTTCGGCGCACAGGCCGCGATCTGGGAGGACTTCACGCCCCACGTGCAAGAGGCCCTTGGGCGGATCGCCCGCAGCATCGCCCAATACGAGCCGGTCACCGTGTTCTGTCGCCAGAGCGAGCGGCGCCTGGCCGAAGCCAAATGCGGCAGCCACAACACCACGTTCGTGATCACCGAGCTGGATGACATCTGGATGCGCGACACCGGCGCCAATTTTGTCGTCGATGGCAACGGCGGTCTCGGCGCCGTGGACTTCAACTTCAACGGCTGGGGCAACAAACAGCAGCATGAGGAGGATGCGCAACTGGCCGCCCAGGTCGCCGAAAACGCCAAGGCGGATTACCAGCGCAGCGAACTGGTGGGCGAGGGCGGTGCCATCGAAGTGGACGGCCACGGCACCGCGATCATGACCGAAAGCAGCTGGATCAACCGCAACCGCAATCCGGACTGGAGCAAGGCCGATGTCGAGGCCGAACTGAAAGAACGGCTGGGGCTGCGCAAAATCATCTGGCTGCCGGGGATCAAGGGCAAGGACATCACCGACGCCCATGTCGACTTCTATGCGCGCTTCGTCAAGCCCGGCGTGGTCATCGCCAACCTCGACAATGACCCCGAGTCCTACGACTACAAGGTCACTCGCGCTCATCTGCAGATCCTCGAAAACGCCACGGATGCCGATGGCCGCAAATTGCAGGTGCATACCGTGTCGCCACCGCTGAACCCGCGCAACAGCCGGTTCAGCAAGGACAACCCGGACTTCGCCGCCGGCTACATCAACTACTTCGTGATCAATGGCGCGATCATCGCACCGGAATTCGGCGACAAGGAAGCGGATGCCAAGGCCTTCGACCTGCTGTCCGAGCTCTACCCGGACCGCGAAGTGGTGCAGCTCAACATCGACGCGATCTCCGCGGGCGGGGGCGGGATTCACTGCGTGACCAGTCACCAGCCGCTGGTGTGA
- a CDS encoding SGNH/GDSL hydrolase family protein, producing the protein MSHTETLAKILLGPVLLAQGLYTRRMTPKLPEAEGERQGEAGSGEVLRLLIVGDSAAAGVGAATQGEALSGRLVERLADDYQVSWKLWARSGLDSQGLLELLEQHAVESFDVALLSIGVNDVTSSLTLDQWLARQRRLMALLCDRFAVRQIVVSPLPPMHLFPALPQPLRWFLGFRARVFNAHLADLADRMDQCTMLTTPLVPEPGLMASDGFHPGPLLYRQWADDAARVIDQRFRTTTIKTGVEDV; encoded by the coding sequence ATGAGCCATACGGAAACCCTCGCCAAAATCCTCCTCGGCCCGGTGTTGCTTGCGCAAGGCCTGTACACCCGGCGAATGACGCCCAAATTGCCGGAGGCCGAAGGTGAACGCCAGGGCGAGGCCGGCAGCGGCGAGGTTCTGCGCTTGTTGATTGTCGGCGACAGCGCCGCGGCGGGGGTGGGTGCGGCGACTCAAGGTGAAGCCCTGAGCGGTCGGCTGGTCGAGCGCCTGGCCGATGATTATCAGGTGTCGTGGAAACTCTGGGCGCGCTCCGGTCTGGATTCGCAAGGGTTGCTGGAACTGCTCGAACAGCACGCCGTGGAGTCGTTCGACGTGGCGCTGTTGTCGATTGGCGTCAACGATGTCACCAGCTCACTCACCCTGGATCAGTGGCTCGCTCGGCAACGGCGCTTGATGGCGCTGTTGTGCGACAGGTTTGCGGTGAGGCAGATTGTCGTGTCGCCCCTTCCGCCGATGCACCTGTTCCCCGCCCTGCCGCAGCCGCTGCGCTGGTTTCTGGGGTTCCGGGCGCGTGTTTTCAACGCACATCTGGCGGATCTGGCAGATCGAATGGATCAATGTACGATGCTGACCACCCCGCTGGTGCCCGAACCGGGCCTGATGGCCAGCGATGGCTTTCATCCGGGGCCGCTGCTTTACCGTCAATGGGCCGACGATGCCGCCAGGGTCATCGACCAACGCTTTCGCACCACAACAATAAAAACAGGAGTTGAAGATGTCTGA
- a CDS encoding DUF2875 family protein gives MELRKINPVLRWGIAAILGPLLLIFSVHWWGKAVASEKAGLAAYKANVMAQIAEQQATQVRTYALEIRGAGLGIYQDHQSEIWQFIKKKKNNFVSIYSRDPKDYKASLRSRENSRDIKIRVAFKHSAGASVAYWPIPVFSIAPPKQPSDTGAASNILGGRNAATLGVTLFLWQDAENTTHAQGMIERLFQFFDDNPEVPQALIVSEDGDVTRNGLRVAGTPGLQNGHVVPTVYESMTGLLVTRSDRVDRYIRRYATHEREDNQNKDTDLGKLWAFYWKQSREFLDVYEEAERAKGAQDPLAPGTMSTAYWQSQLPALWQTISNRGPGEFEPSPWLPIRWAQHQVKEFDAAPVLGFLHRPIKVSMQDEHGQRLKPALQAKALQAGWLQALETLPKGQQPVRVFYDTTDNRDAEIALTNALQGLNTDGHGIELGNVDEGYDIGRRLGNTGVSGALVEINLATIASYLDGGASAVVYAGPDGSLTVQMIRPPDDARKEKNRENRGADPFKFGSPNGGVPRT, from the coding sequence GTGGAGCTTCGTAAGATCAACCCGGTACTGCGCTGGGGAATCGCCGCCATCCTGGGCCCCTTGCTGCTGATTTTCAGCGTCCACTGGTGGGGCAAGGCCGTGGCCAGTGAAAAGGCAGGACTTGCCGCCTATAAAGCCAACGTCATGGCGCAAATCGCCGAGCAGCAAGCCACGCAAGTGCGGACTTACGCATTGGAAATCCGCGGGGCTGGGCTTGGGATCTACCAGGACCACCAATCGGAGATCTGGCAATTCATCAAGAAAAAAAAGAACAACTTTGTGTCGATTTACTCACGAGATCCCAAGGACTACAAGGCATCACTACGATCCAGAGAAAACTCCAGAGATATCAAAATCCGTGTGGCGTTCAAGCATTCGGCAGGCGCGTCAGTAGCGTACTGGCCAATCCCGGTGTTTTCCATCGCACCGCCCAAGCAACCTTCAGATACCGGGGCGGCGAGTAATATCCTCGGCGGTCGCAATGCCGCAACCTTGGGCGTCACGCTCTTTTTATGGCAGGACGCGGAAAATACAACCCATGCCCAAGGCATGATCGAGCGATTGTTCCAGTTCTTTGATGACAACCCCGAAGTGCCCCAAGCCTTGATCGTGAGCGAGGACGGCGACGTCACGCGAAACGGTTTACGCGTGGCTGGTACCCCTGGCTTGCAGAACGGCCATGTCGTCCCCACGGTGTACGAAAGCATGACCGGACTGCTGGTCACTCGCTCGGATAGGGTGGATCGGTACATTCGCCGTTATGCCACCCACGAACGTGAGGACAACCAGAACAAAGACACTGATTTGGGTAAGTTGTGGGCGTTTTACTGGAAACAATCCCGTGAGTTTCTAGATGTGTACGAAGAGGCGGAGCGTGCCAAAGGCGCTCAAGATCCCTTAGCTCCCGGCACCATGTCCACCGCCTACTGGCAATCCCAACTCCCCGCCCTTTGGCAAACCATCAGCAACCGCGGGCCAGGAGAGTTCGAACCCTCCCCCTGGCTACCCATCCGCTGGGCCCAGCACCAGGTCAAAGAGTTCGACGCCGCGCCGGTGCTGGGTTTTTTACACCGACCGATCAAGGTCTCGATGCAGGATGAACACGGTCAGCGGCTAAAACCGGCGTTGCAGGCCAAGGCCCTGCAGGCAGGCTGGCTGCAAGCCCTGGAGACGTTACCCAAAGGGCAGCAACCGGTCCGCGTGTTCTATGACACCACCGACAACCGGGACGCAGAAATCGCCCTGACTAACGCCTTGCAAGGCCTGAACACGGACGGCCATGGCATCGAGTTGGGTAATGTCGACGAGGGTTACGACATCGGTCGGCGTCTGGGCAATACCGGGGTTAGTGGGGCCCTGGTGGAAATCAACCTGGCAACCATCGCCAGCTACCTGGACGGCGGAGCCAGCGCGGTGGTCTACGCCGGCCCGGACGGCAGCCTGACAGTACAAATGATCCGCCCGCCGGACGATGCACGAAAAGAAAAGAACCGCGAGAACCGTGGTGCCGATCCCTTCAAGTTCGGCTCCCCTAACGGCGGAGTACCCAGGACATGA
- a CDS encoding PAAR domain-containing protein, giving the protein MSHPICLGDATSSGGKVVSCQLEGTHTLNGKTPAVLGDKATCPLHLGEFAFVEGHPRRRMNGIELVLQGHLLACGCHAVASNAQNVQVV; this is encoded by the coding sequence ATGAGCCATCCCATTTGCCTTGGCGATGCCACCAGCAGTGGCGGCAAGGTGGTTTCCTGCCAGCTCGAAGGCACGCATACCCTCAATGGAAAAACTCCTGCAGTGCTGGGCGACAAAGCTACCTGTCCACTGCATCTGGGCGAGTTTGCCTTCGTAGAAGGGCATCCGCGCCGGCGTATGAACGGCATTGAGCTCGTTTTGCAAGGCCATCTCCTGGCCTGCGGTTGTCATGCGGTGGCGAGCAATGCTCAGAATGTGCAGGTGGTCTAG
- a CDS encoding DUF3274 domain-containing protein, translating to MSSEDPYCVAQLTTRLMPNCNTVRKMEVPADLPGVVIFLHGVNDPGASYESVETGLCQGVNERLDRPDLKAGRYGAKYNEANSTPRKAWKDNEGQILDDPDTYLYQRDTEAPKTRSLMIPFYWGYRAEPGEIKRDKNGDPARLRHQFQDRFDNRLDRHFAKGGGFFSNATNNLLEMYEEGFAKWLRHWVQPTMPNSLYMGKGPNRRYFVLAATRLAMLVSEIRRVSPDETITIMGHSQGTLITLLAQAMLVDRSERCADCAIMVASPYSVLPDATPKNLRTLQTLIDIVQHTTQSPHAQPPLSALRCSLPGYGGRTGPRWSPEQGQRLSADGKTLVFPERDNRGKVYLYFCPDDTTVALDDVQGIGTYGVPDTLPKGEPAMTALQSMRFYQRLWTKRLRDGEPVFVGKAAQPDFTRAEGEPRYPGGWSVAAIASQAGVSEGQTRNINAEQLHPPHAPQMFGGEAVTGSTHEAGKDRPDAVSQNAALGNPGASFKWIYVTNSDKRLDLDEGLVRWNHGKEPDDQTRALRQTPVSGNPMLNRKDHYRIYREETPSEIRARMQVDQKEWTDNSYHSAVLRSPQNHRWVTAMDIAIGQAKCLDDPVMREVLVAIADWKMDENRFEVVSSFLGWSRLSAKARALVKASYQYYDKGKFPSNELVSLTPPALIIGSKGKGA from the coding sequence ATGAGCAGCGAAGATCCGTACTGCGTGGCGCAACTCACCACCCGCCTGATGCCCAACTGCAACACCGTGCGCAAAATGGAAGTGCCTGCCGACCTGCCGGGGGTGGTGATTTTCCTGCACGGTGTGAATGACCCCGGCGCGTCCTATGAGTCGGTGGAAACCGGGTTGTGCCAGGGGGTGAACGAGCGGCTGGATCGGCCGGATTTGAAGGCGGGGCGGTATGGGGCCAAGTACAACGAGGCTAACAGTACGCCCAGGAAGGCGTGGAAGGATAACGAGGGGCAAATACTCGACGATCCGGATACTTACCTCTACCAGCGCGACACTGAGGCGCCCAAAACCCGCAGCCTGATGATCCCGTTTTATTGGGGCTACAGAGCCGAACCCGGAGAGATAAAACGCGATAAAAATGGCGATCCGGCTAGGCTGCGGCATCAATTCCAGGACCGGTTCGACAATCGTCTGGACCGTCACTTCGCCAAGGGCGGCGGTTTCTTTTCGAATGCCACCAACAATCTGCTGGAGATGTACGAAGAGGGTTTCGCCAAGTGGCTGCGCCATTGGGTACAACCCACGATGCCCAACTCCCTGTACATGGGCAAGGGACCGAACCGGCGTTATTTCGTGCTCGCGGCCACCCGGCTGGCCATGCTGGTCAGCGAGATCCGTCGCGTTTCCCCCGATGAAACCATCACCATCATGGGGCACAGCCAGGGCACGCTGATCACCTTGCTCGCCCAGGCCATGCTGGTGGATCGCAGTGAACGCTGTGCCGACTGCGCCATCATGGTGGCCTCGCCCTATTCGGTACTGCCGGATGCCACGCCGAAAAACTTGCGAACCCTGCAAACCCTGATCGACATCGTGCAACACACCACCCAATCACCCCATGCGCAACCACCCCTCAGTGCCCTGCGCTGTAGCCTGCCGGGTTATGGCGGTCGCACGGGGCCGCGCTGGTCACCCGAACAAGGCCAGCGCTTGAGTGCCGACGGGAAAACCCTGGTGTTTCCCGAGCGCGACAACCGCGGCAAGGTCTACCTGTATTTCTGCCCGGACGACACCACCGTGGCGCTGGATGATGTGCAAGGCATCGGCACTTACGGCGTGCCGGACACGCTGCCCAAAGGCGAGCCGGCCATGACCGCGCTGCAATCCATGCGTTTTTACCAGCGCTTGTGGACCAAGCGCTTGCGCGACGGCGAGCCGGTATTCGTGGGCAAGGCTGCGCAACCAGACTTCACGCGCGCCGAAGGAGAGCCGCGCTATCCCGGTGGCTGGTCAGTGGCGGCGATAGCCTCGCAAGCCGGGGTCAGTGAAGGCCAGACGCGCAACATCAATGCCGAGCAACTGCACCCACCCCATGCGCCGCAGATGTTCGGTGGTGAAGCCGTGACGGGGTCTACCCATGAGGCAGGAAAGGATCGACCGGATGCGGTGTCGCAAAACGCTGCATTGGGCAACCCCGGTGCCTCTTTCAAATGGATTTATGTGACCAACAGCGACAAGCGACTCGACTTGGACGAAGGGCTTGTTCGCTGGAATCACGGCAAAGAGCCGGACGACCAGACTCGGGCCCTGCGCCAGACACCGGTGTCCGGCAATCCGATGCTCAATCGTAAGGACCACTACCGCATCTACCGCGAGGAAACCCCTAGCGAAATCCGTGCGCGCATGCAAGTTGATCAGAAGGAATGGACTGACAACAGCTATCACTCGGCAGTTTTGCGTAGCCCGCAGAACCATCGCTGGGTGACGGCGATGGACATTGCGATTGGGCAGGCCAAGTGTCTGGATGATCCGGTGATGCGGGAGGTGTTGGTGGCGATTGCGGATTGGAAGATGGATGAAAATCGATTTGAAGTAGTCAGCAGTTTTCTGGGTTGGTCGCGACTGAGTGCAAAGGCGCGGGCGTTGGTAAAGGCCAGTTATCAGTATTACGACAAGGGTAAGTTTCCTTCAAACGAGCTGGTTTCGCTAACGCCGCCAGCACTAATAATCGGCTCGAAGGGAAAAGGTGCATGA